CCAACTGCAGATTGCCTGAGCCGGTGAGCTGCACTTGCCCCCCATCGTGGATGAACTGCGCATCGCATACGCCCGCGCGGGCCGCGCCCGCCGTCAGCAGCGCCGCGCCCGCCACGGCGAGCCGCACAAAAATCTTCCTATGCACGGTAGAACCTCTCCTGAAAGCGCCCGCATCCCGGTGCGGCGCGCGGTCCGCCGATACTACACCCTGTGATGCCGGGGATCGTGACCGGAGTGCGCGGTCCGGACGCTGCCGACAGCCCCTTCTTCAGCGGTGCGAAACCGCCGTGGCCCGCCGCACGTGGGTGCCGCGCCGGCGAGCCATATATCGCGTATGCGCCCAAATCCAAGATATATATACAGATGAATAATATGGACATACCGAGTTATTCGTTCCAAGGCGGCTTGCACTCTCTCTAGAATGGCGGCTCGCCAGCTCCCGCGGCGCAGCCGCACTGCGGGCGATTTCCGCCTTTCCGGCTCCTCGCCCTCCGGGCCGCCCTTTCCCACGCCGACATGAAGCTCTTTCCCCTGTTCGCCGACCTGACCCAGCGGCTCGTCCTGGTGGTCGGCGGCGGCGCCGTCGCCGCTCGCAAGGTGCAAGCGCTCCGGGAAGCGGGCGCCAGCGTGCGCCTTGGCGCGCCGGAACTGCACGCCGAGCTTGCCGCGCTGGCCCGAGAAGGCGCCATCGCGCATGTGCCGGGCCGGTTCGAGGAAAGCTGGCTGGACGATGTCTGGCTGGTGGTCGCGGCGACCGACGACCGCGAGGTCAATGCTCAGGTCGCCGCCGCGGCAGGGCGGCGGCGCCTGCTCGTCAATGTGGTCGACGATCCGGGCCTGTCCTCCTTCCAGGTGCCATCCATCGTGGATCGATCGCCGCTGATCGTGGCGATTTCCTCGTCCGGCGTCGCGCCGGTCCTGGCGCGGCGGCTGCGCGAACGCATCGAATCCATGTTCGACCACGCTGTCGGTCCGCTGGCGGATCTGGCGGGACGTTATCGCGCGCGCATCCGCGAGCGCCGCCCCGAACTGGGCGGGCGACGCCGCTTCTACGATTGGCTGATGGACGGCCCTGTGGCGGCGCTGCTGCGGCAGGCCCGGCCCGAGGACGCGGCGCGGGCGCTGGAAGCCGCGCTGGATCGTCCGCAGGAGCCTGTGCGCGGAAGCGTGGTGCTGGTGGGGGCAGGCCCCGGAGACCCCGGCCTGTTGACGCTGAAGGCGTTGCGCGCGCTGAACGAGGCGGACGTGATCCTGTACGACCGGCTGGTCAGCGCCGACATTCTTTCGCTGGCGCGCCGCGATGCCGAGCGCGAGGACGTGGGCAAGCGCCCGGGCGAGGACCACGCGGCCACGCAGGCGCGCATCCATGCCCTGATGGTGGAACACGCCCGGCGAGGCCGCCGGGTGGTGCGGCTAAAGGGAGGCGATGCCTTCATCTTCGGGCGGGGCGGCGAGGAATTGCAGCATCTGCGCGCCCACGGCGTGCCGTATGAAGTCGTGCCTGGCGTCACGGCGGCGCTGGCCTGCGCGGCGCATGCCGGCATCCCATTGACCCATCGGGACCATGCGCAGTCCCTGCACCTGATTACCGCCCACTGCCGCGACGATGACGATGCGGTGGATTGGGGGGCGCTGGCCGGCAGCCGCCAGACGCTGGCGTTCTACATGGGCGTGAGCCAGCTGGACGCCCTGGCGCGCCGTCTGCAGGAACACGGACGGGCGGCGGACACGCCCTTCGCGCTGGTGGAAAACGGAAGCCGGCCGGAGCAGCGCGTCCTGACGGGCCGCTTGGCGGAATTGCCCGCGCTGGCCCGGGCGCACGACATCCGTGCGCCTGCCCTGCTGATCGTGGGACGCGTGGCGGCGCTGGCCAACGAACTGAACTGGTTCGGCCGCCATATCGATGGGACCGCCGCGGCCGGCGCGCCGGCCTGAGCCGCTACTCGGTCTTCTGCCGTGTGCCGAAAATCCGGTCGCCGGCATCGCCCAGGCCGGGAATGATGTAGCCGTCTTCGTTCAGGCCCTGGTCGATGGAGGCGGTATAGATCTGCACGTCCGGGTGATCCTTCTCCACGCGGGCGATGCCTTCGGGCGCCGCCACCAGGACCAGCGCGCGGATGTCCCGGCAGCCGGCCCGCTTGAGCATGTCGATCGTGGCGCACATGGAGCCGCCCGTGGCGAGCATGGGGTCGACGATCAAGGCCACCCGGCGATCGAGTTCGGCCACCAGGCGCTCCAGATAGGCCTGCGCCTGCAGGGTTTCCTCGTCGCGGGCAATTCCCACCACGCTGACCTTGGCGCCTGGAACCAGGGTGAGCACACCGTCCAGCATCCCGATGCCGGCGCGCAGGATGGGGACCACCGTGATTT
The sequence above is a segment of the Bordetella genomosp. 9 genome. Coding sequences within it:
- the cysG gene encoding siroheme synthase CysG produces the protein MKLFPLFADLTQRLVLVVGGGAVAARKVQALREAGASVRLGAPELHAELAALAREGAIAHVPGRFEESWLDDVWLVVAATDDREVNAQVAAAAGRRRLLVNVVDDPGLSSFQVPSIVDRSPLIVAISSSGVAPVLARRLRERIESMFDHAVGPLADLAGRYRARIRERRPELGGRRRFYDWLMDGPVAALLRQARPEDAARALEAALDRPQEPVRGSVVLVGAGPGDPGLLTLKALRALNEADVILYDRLVSADILSLARRDAEREDVGKRPGEDHAATQARIHALMVEHARRGRRVVRLKGGDAFIFGRGGEELQHLRAHGVPYEVVPGVTAALACAAHAGIPLTHRDHAQSLHLITAHCRDDDDAVDWGALAGSRQTLAFYMGVSQLDALARRLQEHGRAADTPFALVENGSRPEQRVLTGRLAELPALARAHDIRAPALLIVGRVAALANELNWFGRHIDGTAAAGAPA
- the upp gene encoding uracil phosphoribosyltransferase, whose amino-acid sequence is MPVHEIRHPLIRHKLGIMRRADLSTKSFRELSQEVGALLTYEACKDLPLEPCTIEGWSGPVQVEKLAGKKITVVPILRAGIGMLDGVLTLVPGAKVSVVGIARDEETLQAQAYLERLVAELDRRVALIVDPMLATGGSMCATIDMLKRAGCRDIRALVLVAAPEGIARVEKDHPDVQIYTASIDQGLNEDGYIIPGLGDAGDRIFGTRQKTE